The following nucleotide sequence is from Cercospora beticola chromosome 2, complete sequence.
AGAGGTTGAAAGACAAGACTCCAAACAGATCTTTTAACGCTTTTGATTCTTTTCATCTGTTCGTTGAAGATTTGTCGCATGGTTTCCATCGTGTCCAGATCGTTCTTGATCGTCAAAGTGATTTGAAACTGTCGATCTCCTAGAGGTGCCATACCGTGGAGTTCTTCAGTCGCTAAAGTGAGAGATTGGATTTTGAGGGTTGTCCAGATACGCCAGGAAATGGCTTTGAATGGTTCGAAGACGGGAGCCCAGGGTGTGGGTTTTGTGTACGAGAGTTGCTGGACAGTTAGTCGAAGACCTAGATCACGGGCGTAGGCGAATGCTGTGAGAGGACCTCCGGCGTAGGCGTCGAAGTTAGAGGGTTGGTTGAAAGAGTGGAATGCGCGGAGGACTTTTGAGGCTTGGAAATTGGGGTAGTAGGCGTAGCCGGACCAGATTTGTGCGGAGGGGAAGACTTTTGTTGTGACTTTTGTGACGATGCCGAAGTTTCCTGTGCCGCCTTTGAGGGCGCGCCAGAGGTCTGGGTGGGATTGGGCGGTGGCGTGGACGATACTGCTGTTCGCGAGTACGATCTCGTAAGAGTCGACATTGTCGCAGACCATGCCGAAGCgaggggagaagaaggatatacCCCCTGTTGATGCAATCAGCATAATCTGACGTGAATTAACAGCGCGAAGACTGACCGCCCAGGACTAGACCTCCAACACCGACGTTGGCATTTCTGCCGCCGACCATAGCTAATTCCATGTCATCTAGCTTCGAGTAGACTTCTTTCCAACGAGCACCTACTCCAATAGTAGCTGATGAACGATCATCCGCAACAGAGATCCCGTCAAAGAGGCCCATGTCAATGGTAACGCCATCTCTGATACTTGCGAATCCAGCTTCGGGGGAGTGTCCGCCACTACGGACTGCAAATCGCACATTGTCTCCAGCTTCGCGACCCTCTCGCAGAGTCTTGATTGCAACTGATACATCCTCGGCACTCGTAGGTCTTACGATGCAAGATGGCTGCATCTCCGCCGCGTTTTCGGACCAGTATGACTGCAGGACATCGTTGTAAGTCGAATGTTGATGAGAATAAACCTGTTCCCGGAGGGCAGCTGCTAGCTTGATGCATATCGCAGATTGCCCTGTTGCATCGAATCTGGGCCCAGTGTAGGGTACTGCAGCTTGTATGTTACGCCAGCTGAGAAGCTGAGGTAGGAGCAAGGCGAGTACGCCGATCACTAATCCGCCCAAGAGAGTCACTGGCCATCCGGCACGGAACCTGAACACCATCTGCAAAGCCGCCCGGAATTTCTGTCAGTGACATGAAGTGTATTTGAGGAAGTGAGGCTTCTCTACAGCTGCGTAGGTCAGATCTTCATGTTTCCAACTCATCCTTCGTTCCACTGTAGGATGAGGCTAGGCAGAATCCGGTAAAGCTGGTTGGAGCTGCAGCGGGTGGAACATTCCGCCACCACTTCAGCTCACGACTGCGGCATTTTTTCCGTATATCCTTGAGCTGGTAGTTCCTGATGACCAGATTCCAAGATCAGATCAGAAACAAATCTTCAAAAACGTCCTCAACACTGCATTGCCTCTCCGCTGCAACACTGGCAATAGCCTCGCCATCCATAATCCCATGCAAATAACAAGATCCGACCACTTTGAACGTGGTGAGAGATCTGCCACGATAAGCAGGATCCAGCAATTTTCGTTCCTTAGCAGCGGCGACGTCCTCGGCATCAGCATACTGAGCACCACGAATAATCAGTGGCATATTCAGAGAAGCCACCACGAATATGTAGTCGCCTTGCTGCACATCCTCGGCAAAGGTAATGCCAATACGGCCATTGCCCGTACAGAAGAATTTGTACAATGACATGCTGGCGTCGAGGAATACACTGGGATGTTGCACGAACTGTCCGGGATATGTGCGCATTGCGTCGATGCCTCGTCGGTGCTCTTCAACATCTTCACGAGTCATTCGACGCATGGGCTGCTCTGGCTGTGGCTTTCCGTCTTCATCGATCGGATATGGCCTCATGCTGTCGGCACATAATGCCCGGATCAACCCTTCGTCTTCGAATGTATCGTGTTGAAACGTATCTCCATATCGGGTCGCGTAGTCGTACATGTCCATCCAGTCCATTGGTATCCAGCCATCCATTAGCTTTTGGGGATGGATATTTGAGTAACCTTTGTCGTGACCTGAGAGGTCTGTAATGTTGTCAACCATTAAGCCACGCACGTGGATGATGCCTGTTGCAGGAGGTTTGGCGAAGAATTTGCTGCTGGCTGAAGCATTGAAGAGGTGATCGAATTCAGCTAGCATATTAGGTCTGCGTTGAGTGCTTGCGCCGGGAAAGCGAATACCACTACGAACTGTCATAGATCGAATGCCGGAATTGATGAGGTCTTCATCCGACAGTGCAACCGCATCCGAATAGAAACGGTCGTTGCCCTTAGATGTAGTGCGCAGGTCGGGAACCCAGGTTGGCAATTTGCGGTCCTCGGGATAGGATTCATACATCAAAGCCAATGACTTGCTGGCCGTCATGAACTCGAAAGCAAATTTCTGCAAGACTTCAGCGATAGGTAGTTTGTAGTCAGGCGTGAGTATTGAATTGCCCAGGTCTCTTTCTAGCAATCCTAGAATGCCATACACGCAGTCTAGCTCGCCTGTTTGCTCAGCGCCTCGCATATCTCGAAGGAGATAAGGATGTTTCGTCAGTGGCTTGTcgaaagctattataaccgAAATGCTGTTCAGGATGAAATTCAGTGGCTGGTGGGCCTTCCAAACATCCTTATCGTTATCTACAACGCCCCATAAGTCGCGGTCGCCTTGGTATGGTAGAGCTGCCTGCAAGTGTGTAGACAGAAGATCAAGTTTGCGATGAAGGTTCCGCAGGTTTAGATCATGCTGGGAGTGTCTGCCGCAGTGTATGGAAAGTCTTTTGGCGAGTACAATTTCTTGTGTGATCCAACGCCGTCGCCAGTATTGGTTGCGAAAAATGTCAGCAAGCACACCGAAGCTCTCCAGAATAGCCTTGGCTCGATCTGGGTGTAGTCCCTGTGCCGGGGGCTCAACGTCTATGACGccaagagaatattctttcAGCAAGCGGAATGCCGGGTCAGTTCGTTCTTTAGATTCAAAGTCGCGAGGGTCCAACCAACTCCTCACGTTACGTGCTTGAGAGTATATTTTGAACATCAACGGTATTTGCCAGGTCTTCTCGGACAAGTCAAGCTGATTAATACACACTGCATCGATCCAGAGCCGTACTGGTAACCGATCACCGCCTGCGCTAGAGCTACGGAATGCTTTCAATGCCGAATGCAGATTCTTCGTGATTTGCCATGAGACCCCATTGAGGAATATCTCGGTCGTGATTTTCGGATCGCCCCATTGGTAGGAAAGTGCTTCATATTCAGGGTCGTTGCCGAGGTTTACTGTCTCTAGAGTGAGGTGTATGGGTTGGTCCCTGGAGGATGGGTCTTCGGGCGTCAGGACGGCGATGCGTATTTGGTTCTTCCTCTGATCCAGCTTCTTGTACGGAGAACTTGTCAAAGGTCTCCCGCCAGAGGATGATGAAAAGCTTGACGAGGCGAACAGGGCTTTAAATCTCTGTCGTGCACGTTCGTCCATACTTGTCGCTGTCTTGCTGAGAGTGCGATGCGGCAATCTGAGCACAAAGCTGCAAATGGCGGAAGGTCATGGTCATGCAACATGTATGCAAAAAAACCGATCAGCCCTCGTATTGCCCGATTAGGTATGTGTAGCGCCTAGAACACGCCCAAACTGTGAGCTCGAGCGCCACGAAACAGTTCCTGCAGCTCAGCTACGGCATTCCGTGAGATAATCCTGGCATCACCTCAGACAGCTTTCCATTCCATTGCCTCCAGATGAGCGGAACGTGAGTTTGGCGATGAGCGCGCTGTGTCCGCCATGACAATGCAGAGAAGCGTACTGCTCCAGAACACTATCCGTCAGGAACTCGGTGATCGAGTACATTGGTGTCCGGCTCTCAACTTGCTCGAGCAGCCTGCAGTAACTGCTTAGATTGATCACATTATTTTCGTGCAAACAGAAGTTGATGATagcgtgaagaaggaggtgCGGTCTCCAACTGGAGCACCGGGCCGAGGCTTTTCGGAAGGCTGATGAACGTGCCGACATCGCTTGCTTTCCATGCTCCATCAACAACACGCGTGTTCTTGTCCATGCACACTATTGGGACATATTCACTATCCAAATGGCTGCTGCTACCCGCTCTCTGCGGCTCTTGAGTCGTGGTACGTCAACTCAGCTTGTAGGCCAGATACGACCTCAGCGAAGATGGCTAGCCACGCCAGCTTCAGATCCAAGCAACCTGCCATTGGCTGGAATCAAAGTGCTTGATATGACCAGAGTGCTTGCTGGTGTACGTCCTGTTGACATCGGAGTAGACAGTATGCTTACAGTATGTAGCCATATTGCACACAAATTCTTGGCGATTTAGGGTATGCACGATGAGCCCAGTACGACCACCTCCAGGTGTGTTATCGGCGAAGCAAGCTTACAAAACTACAGGGCCGAAGTCATCAAAGTCGAACATCCAACAAGAGGCGATGATACCCGAGCATGGGGACCTCCGTATGCATCGTACAAAGAACAAAGCACCAAGCAAGGCTCAGGCGAAAGTGCATATTTTCTAGCTGTACGACCGCATCAGACAGAGAACATGGCGAACTGGCTCTAACAAAATGCAGGTCAATCGCAACAAGAAATCTATAGGCCTCTCTTTCCAGTCTCCATCCGGTGTCGAAATACTCCACAAACTCATCAAAGAATGCGACGTCCTTGTCGAAAACTACTTACCCGGCGCGCTGGCAAAATACAACATGGACTACCGCAGCGTCTCCGCCGTAAACCCCAAAATCATCTACGCCAGCATCACAGGCTACGGCCAAACGGGACCAAACAAGAACCGCGCCGGCTACGACGTAATGGTCGAAGCAGAAATGGGTCTCATGCATATCACCGGCCACCGCGACGGCCCTCCCGCAAAAGTCGGTGTCGCTGTCACAGATCTCACAACAGGTCTCTACACCAGCAACTCCGTAATGGCAGCCCTCCTCGCTCGAGCCAAAACAGGCAAAGGCCAACACATCGACGTCGCACTAGCAGACTGCCAAATCGCCACCTTAGCCAACATCGCTTCATCTTGTCTCATCTCTGGTAAACCTGACTCTGGCCGCTGGGGAACCGCGCATCCTAGTATCGTACCTTATAAAGGTTTCAAGACTTCCGACGGAGATATTCTGCTAGGTGGAGGGAATGATCGATTATTTGGTATTTTGTGCGAGAAGATTGGAAAGCCGGAGTGGGTGAGTGAGGCGAGATACAAGACGAATGCGGATCGTGTGAAGGTGAGAGATGAAttggaggagaagatcgaagCTGTGACGAAGACAAAGACTACGGAGGAGTGGTTGGGGATTTTTGAGGGGAGTGGAATGCCGTATGCGCCGATTAATGATGTTAAGACGACGTTGGAGTTGGAGCATAGTAAGTCTTCGAAAACGAGATTGATGTGTCCCAAAAGAATTTTTGAAGTGCTAACAGGAATTGTAGCACGAGAACGAGGTATGGTTACTGAAGTCGAGCATCCGGAATGTGGACCTATGAAGCTCGTTAGCCCGCCCGTCAAGTTTAGTGATACGAATCCAACGATACGAAGCCCGCCGCCTACTTTGGGACAGCATACCGAAGAGGTGCTGACTGAAGTTTTGGGGATGAAGCAAGACGAGGTAGAAGCGTTGAAGAAGCAGGGTGTGGTATCGTAGAGCTATAGAGAACGCAACGTGATCATCCTTAGAGGCCAGCCGCTCATGGCTCGCATCTCCTTCCGTGTGTGCATCTCGCTGTCTTTTCGCTTGCATATTCGCAAGGAGCGCCAAGTGCGCGCAGAAGCAGCTCGTATCTCTCTTTACCTCATCATTCCTCTACCTCCGCGACGCGAATACCTGGACCTGGGCTTGCTGTCCCCCGGCAACGGAGTGTTGCAAGCACTCTCAAGCGCGGACTCGGCTTCTCTCTTGCTCACAATGCCCAgctcttcggcttcgatctCGGCCAGCTCGTCCTCCACATCCAGGTTCTCGATGAAGCCCGTGGCATAGCGACCTTGGTCGTGCACTTTGGCCGTGATTGCCTGGACTGGATAGTCGTTGGCGTTGGCACTCATCTCTGCCGCGACGGTCTCGACGTCGATGCTCGAGACTTGCCAGGAGTAGGCGCCCATGCGGGTATTGGAGGTGAACTGTCTAGTGAGGCGAAATAGGGTGACTTCGAGGTTGTGGAACTTAGTCGGGTCGATGGGCAGAGTGGTAGGATAATCTCGGTACTATATAAGCATCAAGTCAGCTCAATTCGATCAGATTGTCGTTCGGATTTTGGGATCAAACTTACGGGAATGTGGGTCTCCATTGGGAACGTGACGCCGAACTTCTCGAGCTTGCCCAGTTTGTTCAAAATCAAAGTGGGGTCCTTGCCGACGACGTAGTCGTAAAACCAGCGCTCTGCGTAGACGAAACCTGGGTCTTCAATAGGGACCATGTCCATTGGAGTGAAACCGATGCTCGCCTGGCGGTACTCTTCTGCGCTTCTCAGGGTGCCGGGAGTTTGAGTAGCATCCGGGTGGCAGACGATCAGCTTACGGATCATGGCGCACTTCTCCAGGCCAATCTTGTACATGAAGAAGTCCAAGCAGACCCATCCAGCCACATTGGAGAAAGCAAAGACATTCTGACCGTAGAAGATCGGCGATACCTCCTTGTGGAACTGCTTGTTTAGGCGCATGAGAGGCCCAATTGATCCAACATTCTCATTGAAGAACTTGGATTGGTAGTCGTGGGCATAGTAATGTGCCGAGCGCTGGGCCTCCAGGTGCTTGTGAACTCTATACGAGTAGAAGAACGGGTCTGGGCAGAGTTCGATCGGTTggtcgaggatgaagaggtgCTCGTAGATCTTGTTGCGGATTTCTGCGGGGAGGCGGAAGAACGGGAAGACCTTGTTCTTTGGTAGGTTCTATGGCATTTTAGCTACCGACCGACCCAGGACTCGAACCACTTTGCTGAAGAACGAACCTTGTACTCTTCACCAAGCGATGTGCGCTCGTAGTTGAGTGTCGAGAAGGAGTAGTAGTCACAGATACACTCGCCtctcttctcgtccttcttcagctGACGCCGGTAGATCTCATAGCGATCCTTGACCGTGCCACGCGAGTTCGTGTAGCGCTCAATGCAGTGCTCGCCAcagtccagcttctcgaagaaggTGCCACGAGCACCACCTGGCTTGCCACGACCGCTACGTGCCGCGCGACCGCCACGGCCTCGGGTGGTGGAGGATCCTCGAGTCGAAGACATCTTGTGAAGTTGGGTTGAGTAAGTCGAGTGTGCTTGGAGGAGACGCGTGGGACGTGCGGAAGTTGCACGAGTGCCGAAAGTTGTTGTTG
It contains:
- a CDS encoding uncharacterized protein (CAZy:AA7), with the protein product MVFRFRAGWPVTLLGGLVIGVLALLLPQLLSWRNIQAAVPYTGPRFDATGQSAICIKLAAALREQVYSHQHSTYNDVLQSYWSENAAEMQPSCIVRPTSAEDVSVAIKTLREGREAGDNVRFAVRSGGHSPEAGFASIRDGVTIDMGLFDGISVADDRSSATIGVGARWKEVYSKLDDMELAMVGGRNANVGVGGLVLGGGISFFSPRFGMVCDNVDSYEIVLANSSIVHATAQSHPDLWRALKGGTGNFGIVTKVTTKVFPSAQIWSGYAYYPNFQASKVLRAFHSFNQPSNFDAYAGGPLTAFAYARDLGLRLTVQQLSYTKPTPWAPVFEPFKAISWRIWTTLKIQSLTLATEELHGMAPLGDRQFQITLTIKNDLDTMETMRQIFNEQMKRIKSVKRSVWSLVFQPLSAAMMRKGSLNVLGLETRHANDTLIIALLCVSWRDKKDDELVEQVSRDISKLSEDYAREKGTLDPYLYLNYAASGQDVFAGYGQGRKEFMQEVSRKYDPEGFLQVVKQGGFKLDMF